A genome region from Thermococcus gorgonarius includes the following:
- the tiaS gene encoding tRNA(Ile2) 2-agmatinylcytidine synthetase TiaS, giving the protein MIIHIGIDDTDSPNGMCTTYLGALLYRELSMLAEPLDLPRLIRLNPNIPYKTRGNGAVAISFEAEEELIPDIKNTVLFYVSQLADFEHENTNPGVVFFEGEIPEELREFSLKALREHVTIEEAERVAEDAGAEYFKFKLGRGIIGSLAAIGYPLERFTYELLAYREPENWGKPRRVNSESVFLADKWAYPFSYDNVDPQKRTVLITPHGKDPVLAGIRGIDRAKVLQVFEMVEFEEPVAFYQLYKTNQNTDDHLVPKKIGELKLYDSAIVRGRVASPYWERGRHVFFELEDETGKIRVAAFEPTKKFRNYVRKLLPGDEIIAAGGVKEHEGVLTLNLEKFYPVKLVPKIEYKKPNCPRCGGTMKSKGDYLKCKRCGFKMPKKLIPIEIPRDLERKIYEVPPDARKHLSRPLVLPGGEDGLLEALSKSHKGK; this is encoded by the coding sequence ATGATAATCCACATCGGAATAGACGACACCGATTCACCCAACGGCATGTGCACAACCTACCTTGGGGCCCTCCTCTACAGGGAACTGTCCATGTTAGCCGAGCCTCTCGATCTGCCGAGGCTTATAAGGCTCAACCCCAACATTCCCTACAAGACGAGGGGAAACGGGGCAGTTGCCATTAGCTTTGAAGCCGAAGAAGAGCTAATCCCCGACATCAAGAATACAGTCCTGTTCTACGTGAGCCAGCTGGCCGATTTTGAGCACGAGAACACCAACCCGGGCGTCGTCTTCTTCGAGGGCGAGATTCCGGAGGAGCTGAGGGAGTTTTCCCTTAAAGCTTTGAGGGAGCACGTTACCATCGAAGAGGCCGAGAGAGTTGCTGAAGATGCTGGAGCCGAGTACTTCAAGTTCAAGCTCGGCAGGGGGATTATAGGCTCTCTAGCGGCGATAGGCTATCCGCTTGAGAGGTTCACCTACGAGCTTTTAGCATACCGCGAGCCCGAAAACTGGGGGAAGCCGAGGAGAGTGAATTCGGAGAGCGTTTTTTTAGCGGACAAATGGGCTTATCCATTCAGCTACGACAACGTCGATCCCCAAAAGAGAACCGTCCTCATAACGCCGCACGGCAAGGACCCCGTTCTTGCGGGGATCAGGGGAATTGACAGGGCTAAAGTCCTTCAGGTCTTTGAGATGGTTGAGTTCGAAGAGCCCGTCGCTTTCTACCAGCTCTATAAGACCAACCAGAACACCGACGACCACTTAGTCCCGAAGAAAATAGGCGAGCTCAAACTCTACGACAGTGCTATCGTTCGCGGTAGGGTTGCTTCGCCCTACTGGGAGCGCGGGAGGCACGTTTTCTTCGAGCTTGAGGACGAGACCGGAAAAATCAGGGTAGCGGCCTTTGAGCCGACCAAGAAGTTCCGCAACTACGTGAGAAAGCTCCTTCCCGGTGATGAGATCATAGCCGCCGGGGGCGTTAAGGAACACGAGGGCGTTCTAACGCTCAACCTCGAGAAGTTTTACCCGGTTAAACTCGTTCCCAAGATCGAGTATAAAAAGCCTAACTGTCCCAGATGTGGCGGAACGATGAAGAGTAAGGGCGACTACCTCAAATGCAAGCGCTGTGGCTTCAAGATGCCCAAAAAGCTCATACCCATCGAGATTCCACGTGATTTGGAGAGGAAGATCTACGAGGTTCCTCCCGATGCAAGAAAGCACCTCTCCAGGCCACTAGTTCTTCCCGGAGGGGAGGACGGGCTGTTGGAAGCACTCAGTAAAAGCCATAAGGGAAAATAA
- a CDS encoding NOL1/NOP2/sun family putative RNA methylase — protein sequence MLEKLFSLGYSKTFAERYYQLWGERALAIAEAMEKPLPRCFRVNTLRIEVPKLTKLLNKKGFQFKRVPWAREGFCLTREPFSITSTPEYLSGLLYIQEASSMYPPVALDPKPGETVADMAVAPGGKTSYLAQLMENEGIIYAFDVGEERLKETRLNLSRLGVTNTVLFHRSSLYIDELGVEFDKILLDAPCTGSGTIHKNPERKANRTMEDVKFCQGLQMKLLEKGLSVLKKGGILVYSTCSLEPEENEFVIQWVLDNFNVELLPLRYGELALTKPFGIELSEEIAKARRFYPDRHGTSGFFVAKIKKL from the coding sequence ATGCTCGAAAAGCTCTTCAGCCTCGGCTACTCCAAGACCTTCGCTGAAAGATATTACCAGCTCTGGGGAGAGAGGGCACTGGCGATAGCCGAGGCCATGGAAAAGCCCCTACCGAGGTGCTTCCGCGTTAATACCCTCCGCATCGAGGTGCCGAAGCTCACCAAGCTCCTCAACAAGAAGGGCTTCCAGTTTAAACGAGTTCCCTGGGCCAGGGAAGGCTTCTGCCTCACTCGCGAGCCCTTCTCGATAACCTCAACGCCGGAATACTTAAGCGGTCTTCTCTACATCCAGGAGGCCAGCTCGATGTATCCCCCCGTTGCCCTCGACCCCAAGCCAGGTGAAACCGTTGCCGACATGGCGGTAGCGCCGGGAGGAAAAACCTCTTACCTCGCCCAGCTGATGGAGAACGAGGGCATTATTTACGCCTTCGACGTCGGCGAGGAGAGGTTAAAGGAGACGAGGCTTAACCTTTCGCGCCTCGGCGTTACGAACACGGTCCTTTTCCACAGATCTTCCCTTTACATAGACGAGCTCGGCGTTGAGTTCGACAAAATCCTTCTCGATGCACCCTGCACCGGCTCCGGGACGATACACAAGAACCCTGAGAGAAAGGCCAACAGGACGATGGAGGACGTTAAGTTCTGCCAGGGCCTCCAGATGAAGCTCCTTGAGAAGGGTTTGAGCGTGCTTAAGAAGGGCGGAATCCTCGTCTACTCCACCTGCTCCCTCGAGCCGGAGGAGAACGAGTTCGTTATCCAGTGGGTTCTCGACAACTTCAACGTGGAACTGCTCCCGCTCCGCTACGGCGAGCTGGCCTTAACCAAGCCCTTTGGAATTGAGTTAAGCGAAGAGATAGCAAAGGCGAGGCGCTTCTATCCCGACAGGCACGGGACGAGCGGCTTCTTCGTTGCGAAAATCAAAAAGCTCTGA
- the corA gene encoding magnesium/cobalt transporter CorA — MNQKSRIKLFAYSPLKLVEKTLKSPEEIKEYADYPVVWVNVNGMEGLEVLEELGFSGFFVRVLRRFRGSKAIVLQDQILLMAHQVYRVERGLKKEKTAFLLKGNLVVTIQERPGDVFNRIREKIRNEGSVLRNSGPDYLFCALLDATVENYVPIIEEISTSVERLEDMVLKRTDRELLRHIQSIRRQTFFLRRAIFPLLESFRKIRVEGSALFGENAKIYLEDLSSHVLEVLDLIESQRDMADGLLDIYYSSISLRTNEIMGILTVVSTIFIPLTFITGLYGMNFNPEASPYNMPELNWYYGYPAVLLLMLAIAVGMLVYFRRKGWI, encoded by the coding sequence TTGAACCAGAAATCCCGGATAAAGCTCTTCGCTTACTCTCCTTTGAAGCTCGTTGAGAAGACTCTTAAAAGTCCGGAGGAAATAAAAGAGTACGCTGATTATCCCGTGGTCTGGGTCAACGTCAACGGTATGGAGGGGCTTGAGGTTCTTGAAGAACTCGGTTTCTCGGGGTTTTTTGTCCGGGTTCTTCGGCGCTTTCGGGGTTCCAAAGCGATTGTTCTGCAGGATCAAATTCTGCTAATGGCCCACCAGGTCTACCGCGTTGAGAGGGGTCTCAAAAAGGAGAAAACCGCGTTCCTTCTCAAGGGCAACCTCGTGGTGACGATACAGGAGAGGCCAGGGGATGTATTCAACAGGATCCGCGAGAAGATTAGAAACGAGGGCAGCGTCCTCAGAAACTCCGGGCCGGATTACCTGTTCTGTGCTCTCCTAGATGCCACGGTTGAGAACTACGTTCCCATAATTGAGGAAATCAGCACTTCAGTTGAGAGGCTCGAGGACATGGTCTTGAAAAGGACTGATCGGGAGCTTCTGAGGCACATTCAGAGCATCAGACGGCAGACGTTTTTCCTCAGGAGGGCTATTTTTCCACTCCTTGAAAGCTTTAGGAAAATCCGCGTTGAGGGATCGGCGCTGTTTGGAGAGAACGCCAAAATCTACCTCGAAGACCTATCCAGCCACGTTCTGGAAGTTCTCGATCTGATAGAAAGCCAGAGGGACATGGCAGACGGCCTTTTGGATATCTATTACTCATCGATCTCCCTGAGAACCAACGAGATAATGGGCATACTCACGGTAGTTTCCACGATCTTCATACCCCTCACTTTCATAACCGGACTCTACGGCATGAACTTCAATCCAGAGGCTTCGCCCTACAACATGCCCGAGCTGAACTGGTACTACGGCTATCCGGCGGTTCTGCTCCTAATGCTGGCCATAGCCGTTGGGATGCTGGTGTATTTCAGGAGAAAGGGGTGGATCTGA